The following proteins come from a genomic window of Nocardiopsis sp. YSL2:
- a CDS encoding Dabb family protein, translating to MAIRHIALFRWRDDVAPEGVTRVQEHLARLPGAIPELRAYSFGPDAGISDGAFDFAVVADVDDEDGFAAYRDHPEHQAALGVIRPMLADRAAIQYTLGDAK from the coding sequence ATGGCTATTCGACACATCGCACTCTTCCGCTGGCGGGACGACGTCGCGCCCGAAGGCGTCACCCGGGTCCAGGAGCACCTCGCCCGGCTCCCCGGTGCCATCCCTGAGCTGCGTGCCTACTCCTTCGGGCCGGACGCCGGCATCAGCGACGGTGCCTTCGACTTCGCCGTGGTGGCCGACGTCGATGACGAGGACGGCTTCGCGGCCTATCGCGACCACCCCGAGCACCAGGCCGCCCTGGGGGTCATCCGCCCCATGCTCGCGGACCGTGCGGCGATCCAGTACACGCTCGGGGACGCCAAGTAG
- a CDS encoding ferritin-like domain-containing protein, translating into MSTGHRCVNRRTVLGAAAAGAAAVGLSACGGTEWYPADVTPDEYVVRAVLREKERMVTRYETAIAHGAEPAELLERLLEHHLAHADALADTLPDDAEPTPEADASAPAVEGPSLDTPLTADDLLVLESSATAARLDQAAAVADAGIAQLICGIGACEAGHAHLLDEER; encoded by the coding sequence GTGAGCACGGGTCATCGCTGCGTCAACCGCCGCACGGTGCTGGGCGCCGCGGCCGCCGGAGCGGCGGCCGTCGGCCTGTCGGCCTGCGGCGGAACCGAGTGGTATCCGGCCGATGTGACGCCGGACGAGTACGTGGTGCGCGCGGTGCTGCGCGAGAAGGAGCGGATGGTGACCCGCTACGAGACCGCGATCGCGCACGGCGCGGAGCCGGCGGAACTGCTGGAGCGCCTGTTGGAGCACCACCTCGCCCACGCCGACGCCCTGGCCGACACCCTGCCGGACGACGCCGAGCCCACGCCGGAGGCGGACGCGTCCGCGCCCGCGGTGGAGGGCCCTTCGCTGGACACGCCCCTGACGGCGGACGACCTGTTGGTGCTGGAGTCGTCGGCGACCGCCGCGCGGCTCGACCAGGCGGCCGCGGTGGCCGACGCGGGGATCGCGCAACTGATCTGCGGTATCGGCGCGTGCGAGGCCGGGCACGCCCACCTGCTCGACGAGGAGCGCTGA
- the truB gene encoding tRNA pseudouridine(55) synthase TruB, whose translation MAESGVVVVDKPADWTSHDVVAKTRGLARTRRVGHAGTLDPMATGVLVLGVEKGTKLLGHLTLTEKVYEATIRLGQVTSTDDAEGESGPRVDASGVAEEAVHAAAAALTGRIQQVPPQVSAIKVDGKRAYKSAREGKEVALKAREVTVAEFAVTDVRRVVDEGGTFVDVDAAVTCSSGTYIRSLARDMGADLGVGGHLTALRRTRVGPYDLSQARTLDQLAEEFTQVPLAHAVAAAFPVRTLTEDETGRIRHGNRIGPSSLGDGPVGLFAPDGRVVALGENRSDHMKPVVVFDPA comes from the coding sequence ATGGCCGAGAGCGGCGTCGTGGTCGTGGACAAGCCCGCCGACTGGACCTCGCACGACGTGGTCGCCAAGACGCGCGGGCTCGCGCGGACCCGGCGGGTCGGCCACGCCGGGACACTGGACCCGATGGCCACGGGTGTCCTGGTGCTGGGGGTGGAGAAGGGCACGAAGCTGCTCGGCCACCTGACGCTCACGGAGAAGGTCTACGAAGCGACCATCCGGCTCGGCCAGGTGACCAGTACCGACGACGCCGAGGGCGAGTCCGGGCCGAGGGTCGACGCCTCCGGGGTGGCCGAGGAGGCCGTGCACGCGGCGGCCGCCGCCCTCACCGGGCGGATCCAGCAGGTCCCACCGCAGGTCAGCGCGATCAAGGTGGACGGCAAGCGTGCCTACAAGTCGGCCCGCGAGGGCAAGGAGGTCGCGCTCAAGGCGCGCGAGGTGACGGTCGCGGAGTTCGCGGTCACCGACGTGCGCCGGGTGGTGGACGAGGGCGGGACGTTCGTGGACGTCGATGCCGCGGTGACCTGCTCCAGCGGGACCTACATCCGCTCGCTCGCCCGCGACATGGGCGCCGACCTGGGCGTCGGCGGCCACCTGACCGCGCTGCGCCGCACGCGGGTGGGGCCCTACGACCTGTCCCAGGCCCGCACACTGGACCAGTTGGCGGAGGAGTTCACGCAGGTCCCGCTCGCCCACGCGGTGGCCGCGGCCTTCCCGGTGCGCACCCTCACCGAGGACGAGACCGGTCGCATCCGGCACGGCAACCGGATCGGGCCGAGTTCGCTGGGCGACGGTCCGGTCGGCCTGTTCGCCCCCGACGGCCGCGTGGTCGCGCTGGGGGAGAACCGCAGCGACCACATGAAGCCGGTCGTGGTCTTCGACCCCGCCTGA
- a CDS encoding proline--tRNA ligase has protein sequence MSNLFLRTLREDPADAEVPSHKLLVRGGYVRRAAPGIYSWLPLGKIVLENVARVVREEMDAMGGQEVLLPALLPKEFYEATGRWDDYGDALFRLQDRKGADYLLGPTHEELFTLLVKGEYSSYKDFPVILYQIQEKFRDEARPRAGVLRGREFHMKDSYSFDIDDEGLQASYDAHRAAYTRIFERLGLEYVIVSATSGAMGGSASEEFLAVAATGEDTFVRSTESDYAANVEAVTTPAPAPRPLDGLPEAVVHHTPGTATIQTLVDFLNGAGLGRDFVEADTLKNVLVKTRAPGSDEWELLAVGLPGDREVDFKRLEAALEPAEVALLDESDFAANPFLVKGYIGPRALLDNKVRYLVDPRVVTGTAWVTGADRDQHHVVDLVAGRDFTPDGTIDVAEVRDGDPSPDGKGTLYTARGIEIGHIFQLGRKYTDAFQVDALGPDGKPKRITMGSYGIGVSRAVASVVEQSHDDKGIVWPREIAPADVHVVGTGKGEQIEEALRIGGELRDQGLRVLVDDRKGVSPGVKFTDAELLGVPTSVIIGRGLKDGLVELRDRATGEREEVALGDVVERAVAACRG, from the coding sequence ATGTCGAACCTGTTCCTGCGCACCCTGCGTGAGGACCCGGCGGACGCCGAGGTGCCGAGCCACAAGCTCCTCGTCCGCGGCGGCTACGTCCGCCGCGCCGCCCCCGGCATCTACTCGTGGCTGCCCCTGGGCAAGATCGTCCTGGAGAACGTCGCCCGCGTGGTGCGCGAGGAGATGGACGCCATGGGCGGCCAGGAGGTCCTCCTGCCCGCCCTGCTGCCCAAGGAGTTCTACGAGGCGACCGGCCGCTGGGACGACTACGGAGACGCCCTCTTCCGGCTCCAGGACCGCAAGGGCGCCGACTACCTCCTCGGCCCCACCCACGAGGAGCTGTTCACGCTCCTGGTCAAGGGCGAGTACTCCTCCTACAAGGACTTCCCGGTCATCCTGTACCAGATCCAGGAGAAGTTCCGCGACGAGGCCCGGCCCCGCGCCGGCGTGCTGCGCGGCCGCGAGTTCCACATGAAGGACTCCTACTCCTTCGACATCGACGACGAGGGCCTCCAGGCCTCCTACGACGCCCACCGCGCCGCCTACACCCGCATCTTCGAGCGGCTCGGCCTGGAGTACGTCATCGTCTCCGCCACCTCCGGCGCCATGGGCGGCTCGGCCTCCGAGGAGTTCCTCGCCGTCGCGGCGACCGGCGAGGACACCTTCGTGCGCAGCACGGAGTCCGACTACGCCGCCAACGTCGAGGCCGTCACCACGCCCGCGCCCGCCCCCCGCCCGCTCGACGGGCTGCCCGAGGCGGTCGTGCACCACACGCCCGGCACCGCGACCATCCAGACGCTGGTGGACTTCCTCAACGGCGCCGGCCTGGGGCGTGACTTCGTGGAGGCCGACACCCTCAAGAACGTCCTGGTCAAGACCCGCGCTCCCGGCTCCGACGAGTGGGAGCTGCTGGCCGTGGGCCTGCCCGGCGACCGCGAGGTGGACTTCAAGCGCCTGGAGGCCGCTCTGGAGCCCGCCGAGGTCGCGCTGCTGGACGAGTCCGACTTCGCGGCCAACCCGTTCCTGGTCAAGGGCTACATCGGCCCCCGAGCGCTGCTCGACAACAAGGTGCGCTACCTCGTCGACCCGCGCGTGGTCACCGGCACCGCCTGGGTGACCGGCGCCGACCGGGACCAGCACCACGTCGTCGACCTCGTGGCCGGCCGCGACTTCACCCCGGACGGCACCATCGACGTCGCCGAGGTCCGCGACGGCGACCCCTCGCCCGACGGCAAGGGCACCCTGTACACGGCGCGCGGCATCGAGATCGGGCACATCTTCCAGCTCGGCCGCAAGTACACCGACGCCTTCCAGGTGGACGCGCTCGGCCCGGACGGCAAGCCGAAGCGGATCACCATGGGCTCGTACGGCATCGGCGTCTCCCGCGCCGTGGCCTCGGTCGTGGAGCAGTCGCACGACGACAAGGGCATCGTGTGGCCGCGCGAGATCGCTCCCGCCGACGTGCACGTGGTCGGCACCGGCAAGGGCGAGCAGATCGAGGAGGCGCTGCGCATCGGCGGCGAGCTGCGCGACCAGGGCCTGCGCGTCCTGGTGGACGACCGCAAGGGCGTGTCGCCCGGCGTGAAGTTCACCGACGCCGAACTGCTCGGCGTGCCCACGAGCGTGATCATCGGCCGCGGTCTCAAGGACGGTCTCGTGGAGCTGCGCGACCGCGCCACCGGCGAGCGCGAGGAGGTCGCCCTGGGCGACGTCGTCGAGCGCGCCGTCGCCGCCTGCCGCGGCTGA
- a CDS encoding spermidine synthase, giving the protein MGRRGTRERDEAPEADGPPRMELLADADRAESWFLVVDGTPQSHVDLSDPTYLDFSYMRRIAHAADLVAPERAPIDALHLGAGALTMARYVAHTRPGSRQRAVDVDAPLVELVRRRLPWDRRAQLRVGIGDAREWIAARHDSSADLVVSDVFAGARTPARLTSVEYYAEAARVLRPTGLLVVNIGDGHALAHARRQVATVRSVLPHAALTAEPGVLRGRRFGNLVLVAGHRPLPDDELGRRAHRDPEMARLVEGEDLDRFASGRSAVHDADAADSPAPPEDLF; this is encoded by the coding sequence ATGGGCAGACGCGGGACCCGGGAGCGGGACGAGGCTCCCGAGGCGGACGGGCCGCCCCGGATGGAGCTGCTCGCCGACGCCGACCGCGCCGAGTCGTGGTTCCTGGTCGTGGACGGCACACCGCAGTCGCACGTGGACCTGAGCGACCCGACCTACCTGGACTTCTCCTACATGCGGCGGATCGCGCACGCCGCCGACCTGGTCGCGCCCGAGCGCGCGCCCATCGACGCCCTCCACCTGGGCGCGGGTGCCCTGACGATGGCGCGCTACGTGGCGCACACCCGTCCCGGCTCGCGCCAACGCGCGGTCGACGTCGACGCGCCCCTGGTCGAGCTGGTGCGGCGGCGCCTGCCGTGGGACCGGCGGGCCCAGCTCCGGGTGGGGATCGGCGACGCGCGCGAGTGGATCGCCGCCCGGCACGACTCCAGCGCGGACCTGGTCGTCAGCGACGTGTTCGCGGGCGCCCGGACGCCGGCGCGGCTGACGTCGGTGGAGTACTACGCCGAGGCCGCCCGGGTCCTGCGCCCCACGGGGCTGCTGGTGGTCAACATCGGGGACGGCCACGCACTGGCCCACGCGCGCCGGCAGGTGGCGACGGTCAGGTCGGTGCTGCCGCACGCGGCGCTGACCGCGGAGCCCGGCGTGCTGCGCGGCCGCAGGTTCGGCAACCTCGTCCTGGTGGCCGGCCACCGGCCGCTGCCCGACGACGAACTGGGCCGCCGCGCGCACCGCGACCCGGAGATGGCGCGCCTGGTGGAGGGCGAGGACCTGGACCGGTTCGCCTCGGGCCGCTCGGCCGTGCACGACGCCGACGCCGCCGACTCCCCCGCCCCGCCCGAGGACCTGTTCTGA
- the nusA gene encoding transcription termination factor NusA: MSVLRSLEREKDISVELVAKAIEDALLIAYHREEGADKRARVELNRSTGHVTVWVSELDEEGEVVGEYDGTPSGFGRIATSTAKQVILQRLRDAEDELTLGEFAGREHDIVSGIIQQGKDPRNVLVDLGRIEAILPPQEQVPTEEYTHGERLRAYVVQVRKGHRGPSVTLSRTHPNLVRKLFELEVPEIADGTVEIAAIAREAGHRTKMAVRSNRGGVNAKGACIGPLGSRVRNVMAELHGEKIDIVDYSDDPAVFVANALSPARVNSVEVLDMAARVARVIVPDYQQSLAIGKEGQNARLAARLTGWRIDIRSDADPAEPVETGVPGADDAPSAG, translated from the coding sequence ATGAGCGTCCTGCGCAGCCTTGAACGTGAGAAGGACATCTCGGTCGAACTGGTCGCCAAGGCCATCGAGGACGCGCTCCTGATCGCCTACCACCGCGAGGAGGGCGCCGACAAGCGTGCCCGTGTCGAGCTGAACCGCTCGACCGGCCACGTGACCGTGTGGGTGTCCGAGCTCGACGAGGAGGGAGAGGTGGTCGGAGAGTACGACGGCACCCCCTCCGGTTTCGGGCGCATCGCGACCTCCACCGCCAAGCAGGTCATCCTCCAGCGCCTGCGCGACGCCGAGGACGAGCTCACGCTCGGCGAGTTCGCCGGCCGCGAGCACGACATCGTGTCCGGCATCATCCAGCAGGGCAAGGACCCCCGCAACGTGCTGGTGGACCTGGGCCGGATCGAGGCCATCCTGCCGCCGCAGGAACAGGTGCCCACCGAGGAGTACACCCACGGCGAGCGCCTGCGCGCCTACGTCGTCCAGGTCCGCAAGGGCCACCGCGGCCCGTCGGTCACGCTCTCGCGCACCCACCCCAACCTGGTCCGCAAGCTCTTCGAGCTGGAGGTCCCCGAGATCGCCGACGGCACCGTCGAGATCGCGGCGATCGCCCGCGAGGCCGGCCACCGGACCAAGATGGCGGTCCGCTCCAACCGGGGCGGCGTCAACGCCAAGGGCGCCTGCATCGGCCCGCTCGGCAGCCGTGTCCGCAACGTCATGGCCGAACTGCACGGCGAGAAGATCGACATCGTCGACTACTCCGACGACCCCGCCGTGTTCGTCGCCAACGCGCTGTCCCCGGCGCGGGTGAACTCGGTCGAGGTGCTCGACATGGCCGCCCGCGTGGCGCGCGTGATCGTGCCCGACTACCAGCAGTCGCTGGCCATCGGCAAGGAGGGGCAGAACGCCCGCTTGGCCGCCCGGCTCACCGGGTGGCGCATCGACATCCGCTCGGACGCCGACCCCGCCGAGCCAGTCGAGACCGGTGTCCCGGGTGCGGACGACGCACCTTCCGCCGGCTGA
- a CDS encoding ferritin-like domain-containing protein translates to MSETPANDGGADAGPQALAEALRAEHAAVYGYEYLGGAAEAQGRRERALDEAAKHKALRDALRAAAVERGLDPPPALASYPLPEGHGDEDVDAFAVELEGTTARAYLWLTASEDAGLRWTAGRALQETTVRALTWGGELDALPGFEQA, encoded by the coding sequence GTGAGCGAGACACCCGCGAACGACGGCGGGGCCGACGCCGGCCCGCAGGCGCTGGCCGAGGCGCTGCGCGCCGAGCACGCGGCCGTGTACGGGTACGAGTACCTGGGCGGAGCCGCCGAGGCCCAGGGCCGCCGTGAGCGCGCCCTGGACGAGGCGGCCAAGCACAAGGCGCTGCGGGACGCGCTGCGCGCGGCGGCGGTGGAGCGCGGCCTCGATCCGCCGCCCGCACTGGCCTCCTACCCCCTCCCGGAGGGGCACGGCGACGAGGACGTGGACGCCTTCGCGGTGGAGTTGGAGGGCACGACGGCCCGGGCGTACCTGTGGCTGACCGCCTCCGAGGACGCCGGGCTGCGCTGGACGGCCGGGCGGGCGCTCCAGGAGACGACGGTGCGCGCGTTGACGTGGGGCGGCGAGCTGGACGCCCTGCCCGGTTTCGAGCAGGCCTGA
- a CDS encoding DUF503 domain-containing protein — MYVGALTLDVLLGDVHSLKQKRSLVRPVVSELRRKFSVSVSEVGEHDLYRRAKIGVAVVAPTAAFAREQMETCERFVAGRPELELLSARQRLFNEEED; from the coding sequence TTGTACGTTGGGGCGCTGACCCTGGACGTCCTTCTCGGAGACGTCCACTCGCTCAAGCAGAAGCGTTCGCTGGTCCGCCCGGTCGTCTCCGAGCTGCGCCGGAAGTTCTCGGTGTCGGTCTCCGAGGTGGGCGAGCACGACCTGTACCGGCGGGCGAAGATCGGCGTCGCGGTGGTCGCGCCGACGGCCGCGTTCGCCCGCGAACAAATGGAGACCTGCGAACGATTCGTCGCGGGCCGCCCCGAACTGGAGCTGCTCTCCGCCAGGCAGCGGCTCTTCAACGAAGAGGAAGACTGA
- a CDS encoding YlxR family protein, which translates to MSRVRTTHLPPADRTVPVSQRDRVAQDGRGGPVRTCVGCRSRTVQSDLVRLVAVGSAIVPDTRGRHPGRGAYLHDDRRCFELAVRRRAWSRAFRDRERSGRAAWDVSRVDALFEPAPHGGSGRLSR; encoded by the coding sequence GTGTCCCGGGTGCGGACGACGCACCTTCCGCCGGCTGATCGGACCGTGCCCGTGTCACAACGCGATAGGGTGGCCCAAGACGGTCGTGGCGGTCCCGTGCGCACCTGCGTGGGATGTCGGTCGCGGACAGTCCAGTCCGACCTCGTGCGGTTGGTGGCCGTGGGCTCGGCCATCGTGCCCGACACCCGGGGTCGACACCCCGGGCGCGGTGCCTACCTGCACGACGACCGGCGATGCTTCGAGCTCGCCGTGCGTCGCAGGGCGTGGTCACGCGCCTTCCGGGACCGGGAGAGATCCGGGCGCGCCGCGTGGGACGTCTCACGGGTCGACGCCCTCTTCGAGCCCGCCCCACATGGCGGATCGGGTCGGCTCTCCCGATAG
- the rimP gene encoding ribosome maturation factor RimP, which translates to MGAQSRDERIVELLEPVLAAAGLDLESVELTPAGKRRVLRVVVDSDDGVDLDTVGEVTQEVDAVLEGSDVMGAQPYVLEVTSPGVDRPLTEPRHWRRSRGRLVTVPLAEGGEVTGRVTAADDQGVTLDVEGRPRTYTHAELGKGRVQVEFRRAADTDAAD; encoded by the coding sequence ATGGGAGCGCAGTCGCGTGACGAGCGCATCGTCGAACTACTGGAGCCGGTACTGGCAGCGGCCGGACTGGACCTGGAGTCCGTCGAGCTGACACCCGCGGGCAAGCGGCGGGTGCTGCGCGTGGTCGTGGACTCCGATGACGGGGTCGACCTGGACACGGTGGGCGAGGTCACGCAGGAAGTCGACGCCGTGCTGGAGGGCTCCGACGTCATGGGCGCACAGCCCTACGTCCTGGAGGTCACCTCCCCGGGCGTGGACCGCCCGCTGACCGAGCCGCGGCACTGGCGACGGTCCCGCGGCCGCCTGGTGACGGTCCCCCTCGCCGAGGGGGGCGAGGTCACCGGTCGTGTCACCGCCGCCGACGACCAGGGAGTGACCCTGGACGTCGAGGGGCGCCCCCGGACCTACACCCACGCCGAACTCGGCAAGGGCAGGGTCCAGGTGGAATTCCGCCGGGCAGCCGACACCGACGCGGCGGACTAG
- the infB gene encoding translation initiation factor IF-2, whose product MAKVRVYELAKEFGVESKAVLAKLNEMGEFVRSASSTIEAPVVRRLQEAFKGSESNGGKKGGSAPKPGPRPTAQAPKPGPAPKPGPAPKPGPKPGPAAKPAAPTEAAAPTEQRPAAPKPGDKPVRDEAGPRPGGAPKPAPQGGRPERGERPQRGERGGRSEGGRAPRPGGPRPGPRPGNNPFASNASGMGSKPAGPRPGGGAPRPGPRPGPQAGDQRTPRPGGGAPRPGGGPRPGPRPPQAGDQRTPRPGGAAGAPRPGGGAPRPGGGAPRPGGPRPSPMNMPSSRPASPAGGGRGGGGRPGAGGGRGRGGAPAGAGPRPGGGGGRPGGFGGRPGGGGRGRGGGTAGAFGRPGGRPGRARKSKKQRRQEFHELSAPSFGGVKIPSGNNQVIRLSRGASLSDFGDKIDVNPASLVQVMMHLGEMVTATQSLPDETLQLLGEELKYRIEVVSPEDEDRELLESFSIEFGEDEGGDAELRPRPPVVTVMGHVDHGKTRLLDTIRKTNVVGGEAGGITQHIGAYQVATEVDDEERKITFIDTPGHEAFTAMRARGAKVTDVAVLVVAADDGVKPQTAEAIDHAKAAEVPIVVAVNKIDVEGADPQRVRAQMTEYGLVAEEYGGDVQFVDISALQGTNIDALLESIVLTSDAALDLQANPDMDAQGLAIEAYLDRGRGSMATVLVQRGTLNVGDSIVCGDAYGRVRAMLDEHGENVQSAEPSRPVQVLGLTNVPSAGDSFLVVKDDRVARQIAQQREARERFAQQAKSARRVTLDNWQSAIKEGERSELLLLIKGDMSGSVEALEESLLKIDAGGDEVSIRIIGRGVGAITQNDINLASSADAIIVGFNVRPEGKNSQLADRMGVDIRYYSVIYQAIDEVEAAVKGLLKPIYEEVQLGSAEIREVFKVPKIGNIAGSIVRSGLIRRNSKARLIREGVVISENLNVESLRRFKDDATEVREGFECGIGVGYNDLRPEDVIETYEMREKPRD is encoded by the coding sequence GTGGCGAAGGTCCGGGTGTACGAACTCGCCAAGGAGTTCGGTGTAGAGAGCAAGGCCGTTCTGGCCAAGCTCAACGAGATGGGCGAATTCGTCCGTTCGGCGTCCTCGACGATAGAGGCGCCGGTCGTGCGACGTCTGCAAGAAGCCTTCAAGGGGTCCGAGAGCAACGGCGGCAAGAAGGGCGGATCGGCTCCCAAGCCGGGTCCGCGCCCCACCGCCCAGGCCCCCAAGCCTGGTCCGGCTCCCAAGCCCGGCCCGGCTCCCAAGCCCGGCCCGAAGCCGGGCCCGGCAGCCAAGCCCGCCGCGCCGACCGAGGCGGCCGCGCCGACCGAGCAGCGTCCCGCCGCGCCCAAGCCGGGTGACAAGCCCGTGCGCGACGAGGCGGGGCCGCGTCCCGGTGGCGCGCCCAAGCCCGCCCCGCAGGGCGGACGTCCCGAGCGCGGCGAGCGGCCCCAGCGCGGCGAGCGCGGTGGCCGTTCCGAGGGCGGCCGTGCCCCGCGTCCGGGCGGTCCCCGTCCCGGTCCGCGTCCCGGCAACAACCCGTTCGCCTCCAACGCCTCCGGCATGGGCTCCAAGCCCGCCGGTCCGCGTCCCGGTGGCGGCGCTCCGCGTCCGGGCCCCCGGCCCGGTCCGCAGGCCGGCGACCAGCGCACGCCCCGTCCCGGTGGCGGCGCTCCGCGTCCGGGCGGCGGTCCCCGTCCGGGGCCGCGGCCCCCGCAGGCCGGCGACCAGCGCACCCCGCGTCCCGGCGGTGCCGCGGGCGCTCCCCGCCCCGGCGGTGGCGCTCCGCGTCCCGGTGGCGGTGCCCCGCGTCCGGGTGGTCCGCGTCCCAGCCCGATGAACATGCCCTCCTCCCGTCCGGCCTCGCCCGCGGGCGGCGGTCGCGGAGGCGGCGGTCGTCCCGGTGCCGGTGGCGGCCGTGGCCGCGGGGGAGCCCCCGCCGGTGCGGGTCCGCGTCCCGGTGGCGGCGGCGGTCGTCCGGGCGGCTTCGGTGGCCGTCCCGGTGGCGGCGGTCGTGGCCGCGGTGGCGGAACGGCCGGTGCGTTCGGTCGTCCGGGCGGTCGTCCCGGGCGTGCGCGCAAGTCCAAGAAGCAGCGGCGTCAGGAGTTCCACGAGCTCTCGGCCCCGTCCTTCGGCGGCGTCAAGATCCCGAGCGGCAACAACCAGGTCATCCGACTGTCCCGCGGCGCCTCGCTGTCGGACTTCGGCGACAAGATCGACGTCAACCCGGCGTCGCTGGTCCAGGTCATGATGCACCTGGGTGAGATGGTCACCGCGACCCAGTCGCTGCCGGACGAGACCCTGCAGCTGCTCGGCGAGGAGCTCAAGTACCGCATCGAGGTCGTCAGTCCCGAGGACGAGGACCGCGAGCTGCTGGAGTCGTTCTCCATCGAGTTCGGTGAGGACGAGGGCGGCGACGCCGAACTGCGTCCGCGCCCGCCGGTGGTCACCGTCATGGGTCACGTCGACCACGGTAAGACCCGACTGCTGGACACGATCCGTAAGACGAACGTGGTCGGTGGCGAGGCCGGCGGCATCACCCAGCACATCGGTGCCTACCAGGTCGCGACCGAGGTCGACGACGAAGAGCGCAAGATCACCTTCATCGACACCCCTGGTCACGAGGCGTTCACCGCCATGCGTGCCCGTGGTGCGAAGGTCACCGACGTCGCGGTTCTGGTCGTGGCGGCCGACGACGGCGTCAAGCCGCAGACGGCCGAGGCCATCGACCACGCCAAGGCGGCCGAGGTGCCGATCGTCGTCGCGGTCAACAAGATCGACGTCGAGGGCGCCGACCCGCAGCGCGTGCGCGCCCAGATGACCGAGTACGGCCTGGTGGCCGAGGAGTACGGCGGCGACGTCCAGTTCGTGGACATCTCCGCTCTCCAGGGCACCAACATCGACGCCCTGCTGGAGTCGATCGTGCTCACGTCCGACGCGGCCCTGGACCTCCAGGCCAACCCGGACATGGACGCGCAGGGTCTGGCCATCGAGGCCTACCTGGACCGCGGCCGCGGTTCCATGGCCACGGTGCTGGTCCAGCGCGGCACGCTCAACGTCGGCGACTCCATCGTCTGCGGTGACGCCTACGGCCGCGTGCGCGCCATGCTCGACGAGCACGGCGAGAACGTCCAGTCGGCTGAGCCGTCCCGTCCGGTCCAGGTCCTGGGTCTGACCAACGTGCCCAGCGCCGGTGACAGCTTCCTGGTCGTCAAGGACGACCGCGTGGCCCGTCAGATCGCCCAGCAGCGTGAGGCGCGCGAGCGCTTCGCCCAGCAGGCGAAGTCGGCCCGCCGGGTCACCCTCGACAACTGGCAGTCCGCCATCAAGGAGGGCGAGCGCTCCGAGCTGCTCCTCCTCATCAAGGGCGACATGTCCGGTTCGGTCGAGGCGCTCGAGGAGTCGCTGCTCAAGATCGACGCCGGTGGCGACGAGGTCAGCATCCGGATCATCGGACGCGGCGTCGGTGCCATCACGCAGAACGACATCAACCTGGCGTCGTCCGCGGACGCGATCATCGTCGGCTTCAACGTGCGACCCGAGGGCAAGAACAGCCAGCTCGCGGACCGCATGGGCGTCGACATCCGGTACTACTCGGTCATCTACCAGGCCATCGACGAGGTCGAGGCCGCGGTCAAGGGCCTCCTCAAGCCCATCTACGAGGAAGTCCAGCTGGGCAGCGCCGAGATCCGCGAGGTCTTCAAGGTGCCCAAGATCGGCAACATCGCCGGTTCGATCGTCCGCAGCGGGCTCATCCGCCGCAACTCCAAGGCCCGGCTCATCCGGGAGGGAGTCGTCATCTCCGAGAACCTCAACGTGGAATCCCTGCGGAGGTTCAAGGACGACGCGACCGAGGTCCGCGAGGGCTTCGAGTGCGGTATCGGGGTCGGTTACAACGACCTGCGCCCCGAGGACGTCATCGAGACCTACGAGATGCGGGAGAAGCCCCGCGACTAG
- the rbfA gene encoding 30S ribosome-binding factor RbfA produces the protein MVDAARARKIADRIQRIVAEMLDRRIKDPRLGFVTVTDARITADLRDATVYYTVFGTADEKSASAAALESAKGVIRSEVGRQTGIRHTPSLTFVIDEVQENAQHIEELLVKARQADEEVAQRATGASPAGEADPYKAPREVEDDEDQ, from the coding sequence ATGGTTGACGCCGCACGCGCGCGCAAGATCGCCGATCGCATCCAGCGCATCGTCGCCGAAATGCTGGACCGGCGGATCAAGGACCCGCGACTGGGATTCGTCACCGTGACCGACGCCCGGATCACCGCAGACCTGCGGGACGCCACGGTGTACTACACGGTGTTCGGCACCGCGGACGAGAAGTCGGCCTCCGCCGCCGCCCTGGAGAGCGCCAAGGGCGTGATCCGCAGCGAGGTCGGCCGCCAGACCGGTATCCGGCACACACCGAGCCTGACCTTCGTCATCGACGAGGTGCAGGAGAACGCCCAGCACATCGAGGAACTGCTGGTCAAGGCGCGTCAGGCCGACGAGGAGGTGGCCCAGCGGGCCACCGGCGCCTCTCCGGCGGGGGAGGCCGACCCGTACAAGGCCCCCCGCGAGGTCGAGGACGACGAGGACCAGTAG